GCGCGCGTGATCGCGACGTTGATGAGCTTGTGCGGCGCTGCGTCCTCGTGCACCCACCCGAGCATGGTCCGTGCGATGTTGGCCGTCGTGACCGTGTCGAAGATGACGACATCGCTCTGGCGTCCTTGGAAGCGGTGGACCGTTCCGGCCTGAACCAAATCTGCCAGCCCTTGAAGGCGGAGCAATCGTTCGATCAGATGGACCTGGGCGCGATAGGGCGCGATGATGCTGACGGATGGCGCCTCACCCGGGGTCGAGACGGTTTGCATGGCAAGCCGCACAGCGAGCATGGCGTGGTACAGGTTATAGGGCGACCCTCTGCGGTCCCGTTTGGTCACGGGATCGGCGCCGGCCGTGTCCAAGACGATCAAGGGCTGACCAGGAGCGGGCGCATAGGCCGTCAAGGGCCGACGGGCTGCCCCCATGTGGGCGGCCGAGTGATATGCGAGGCCGGCGCGGGCATACAGGCGCGCGGCAACCCGTGCGATATCTGGATGCATCCGGTACTGGGTGGCGAGCGACACGACCCGCTGATCCCGTCCGGACGTGATCTGCGCGATCTGATAAATATCCCTCGCGAGCCACGCTTTGGTGTGCTCGGTCTTGGCTACTGTGATTGGGGGCAATTGGAGATAGTCGCCGACGATGATCAGCTTCTTGGTTGCGAGACACGAGGCGGCAAAGACGGCGGGCGGCAAGCCCATACTCGCCTCATCCAGGATCACGACGTCGAACCGCTCGGGACTAAGCAATTTGGAGGCATAGGTCCGGGTCAAGGTGGTCGCAATGATCCGGCTTCGGTTGATGATCGTGCGTTCGATCTCCGCAATGCGCCGCTCTCCATCAGTGACGGTTTGCCGGAGCTCGCGGATTGTGTGCTGCGTGACGCGGACCAGCAGTTCGAGTTCATCAAGGGTGAAGTTGTCCGCTGAAAAGGGGAGGTGCTCTCTGGCTGCTCGCTCCCGTGCCTGAGCGTCCTGGATGAGTCGCCGTGATTGGCGGAGATCCTGTTCGAGCATCCGGAGGGCCGCATAGCGCCTGGCTTGCTCGGGAGTTTCTTCCAGAATGAATTGTTCCGTCTGCGCGATCTGCCGTCGCTTCAGTAGCCGGAACACAAAGGGCAGGGCCCGCAGGGACGCCAGGCGGTGGTGGGCCTCTTCCAACTCGCTTCGAACCCTTGCGATCGCGCTGAGGAGCCGCTCCTCATAGCCGACGAGCAGATCATGCCGTTGCTGCAGCTCGGCGACGGTGCGCTGGCAGATGCTGATCTGCAGAGTATGCTGGAGCAGGCTTTCAAGCCCGGGCAGGTCGGCTTCCAGGGCGCTGAGTTGCTTCCGTAGAGGCTCAACGGTTGCTTCGATAGCGGTCATCTGGTCCAGTACCAGGGCCTCAAGATTGGTCGTTTGGCTTCGCTCGGAGCTATCAGGGCTTGCAGTTCCTACGCGAACGATCGTTCCGCGGGGACAATCCAGCACCTTATCGAGCACAAGGTCGAGGATGTGATCGATGGCGGTGTTCGTCGGAGAGCAGATCAAGATCCGCTGCCCAAGATGCAGGAAAGCCTGAGCAAGGGCACTGATCAACTCGCTTTTCCCGGTTCCCGGAGGACCGAGGACGAACAGGAGGTCGTCCTGCAGCGCGCGTGCGAAGGCTGCGGCTTGTTCTGTATTCAGGCAGGGGGGTGCGGAAATTCCCGCGGAATCCACGAGTCTGGGGACGGCATCGGGCTGGAAGGCCTTGAGGCTGAGTGCGGTGTTGAAGTCGGCCTGCTGCCGCAGGATCTGGACCAGTCGTTTGTCGAGGGCCTGCAAGAGCTTGATGGAGTCAAAGGTGAGATGCGCTTGGGGGATTTCCGCCTGCAGTTCTGTATCCAGCGCCAGTGCGAGGCCATCGATCGAGAATCCAACGACTCGGCAAGGATGACGCTGGTCGTTCGCTAGGAGAGAAGGATGGGCGTCCTCCAGAATGTGGTCAGGAATCGGCTGGCAGTCGAAGAGGAAATAGGAGGTTCGCCCAGCACGGTGTTGGAGGCGGCCGTTGCGGATTGGGAAGGTGAAGCTGTCCGTATCGCTCAGAGGTTGCCGAGCCCGCAGCTCATCTGCGATGGCCTGGCGAAAGGATTCAATCATAGGGACGAGGGTGGAGTGATGGTCCGCATGGTCCATTTTGGGAGCGGTCCATCCTGCCGGAGTCTGCATGACATCTCCCTTGAGTGCCGAAGATAAGCGCACAGAGCATCGGGTGATTGAACCTGCGCTCGGGACGAGCGCCGGAGGGAGGACGGGCAAAGACAAAATACAACGTGGAGCCGCGTGGTGTTGTCGCGTGAAATCTCTATGTCGGTACACGAACGATCTGAAACCTGCCGAGGTCCGTGCGCAGCGCGTTCGCACCGGGCGCGTGTTGTGTGATCGGAGTGATGCCGTTGAGGCCAGGTCAGGCGGAGGTTGGTCTCAGTTATGCATGATGCCCGACCGAAAAAGATTTCGTGATGCAGGCGGCAAACTCTTGCAACTCGGCGCGCAGAGCCGTAGGATAAAGCCACTTTACTTCTTTTAGTAGGCACTCGCCGAATCATCTCTCTGCCGGTGAACTTCACGCGGCAGAACCTTTCTCAATTCTTCTCATCATCGTGACGCCGTCGTTTCACGACTGATCATCGTGGACAGCGCACGGTCCCTTCAGCAGCGATTGCGCGCCCTGCGCAGGCACAGTTTCACTCTTCACACAGTTCGACTCCATCACCAACATTCATCTGACCGTCGGCTCATCTGAGTCAGACGACCGTCGTCTGTCTCCACATGGATGCGGTTTTCCTTGATCGTATCGCACAGGCAGCGGCTTCAGCACACAGGAAAGGAGGACATCATGACAGTGCCATAGTCAGATCATCGGCAGGACAGCGCCACTCACAACCTTCCAGCTCCTCAAAACCATCCTTCCATCTGTTCTCTTCTGCATCAGGTCCAATCACCTCACATTCATTCCAGACATCGCATGACTCAACCTGGGCTCCGGCCCCGTGCTGAGCTCAGCACATCTTTATTGTGGAGGTACGCCCTATGGCAGGCATGAGCAAGAAGGAAAAACAGGCGTGGGAGATGCTTCTCGGGGACATCCGGCATGCGCGACGAACCTATCGGCACTTGATGGAACGTGCGCAGAGCGAACCGGAGAAAGTGCGGTTGTATCTCAGTACGCTCGATGAAGAAGAGATTCTGCGAGATGGCCTGTTGGGAAAACTGTGGCAGGTCGTCTCAGGTCAGGACGCCAATCGGCATCGGCACCCGCTCTCGACATGAGAAACAGGTGTAGATGATCGTCGGTCCCTTCCCGTTCATCTCAAGTTCCCACAGATCACAATCTTCTCGCGAACCTTTCGGATACAGCGTGTCGAGTCGAGTCTGACATCTCGGACACAGGACCGGCTTCGGCTGGAAGTTCCAATAGCGCAGCACTCGATCGAACCAGTCGCGCAGGCGTTGCTTGAGGTCATCGCTGCCGGTGTCACGGCTCTGTGACTCCTGCAGCA
The DNA window shown above is from Nitrospira tepida and carries:
- a CDS encoding DEAD/DEAH box helicase, yielding MQTPAGWTAPKMDHADHHSTLVPMIESFRQAIADELRARQPLSDTDSFTFPIRNGRLQHRAGRTSYFLFDCQPIPDHILEDAHPSLLANDQRHPCRVVGFSIDGLALALDTELQAEIPQAHLTFDSIKLLQALDKRLVQILRQQADFNTALSLKAFQPDAVPRLVDSAGISAPPCLNTEQAAAFARALQDDLLFVLGPPGTGKSELISALAQAFLHLGQRILICSPTNTAIDHILDLVLDKVLDCPRGTIVRVGTASPDSSERSQTTNLEALVLDQMTAIEATVEPLRKQLSALEADLPGLESLLQHTLQISICQRTVAELQQRHDLLVGYEERLLSAIARVRSELEEAHHRLASLRALPFVFRLLKRRQIAQTEQFILEETPEQARRYAALRMLEQDLRQSRRLIQDAQARERAAREHLPFSADNFTLDELELLVRVTQHTIRELRQTVTDGERRIAEIERTIINRSRIIATTLTRTYASKLLSPERFDVVILDEASMGLPPAVFAASCLATKKLIIVGDYLQLPPITVAKTEHTKAWLARDIYQIAQITSGRDQRVVSLATQYRMHPDIARVAARLYARAGLAYHSAAHMGAARRPLTAYAPAPGQPLIVLDTAGADPVTKRDRRGSPYNLYHAMLAVRLAMQTVSTPGEAPSVSIIAPYRAQVHLIERLLRLQGLADLVQAGTVHRFQGRQSDVVIFDTVTTANIARTMLGWVHEDAAPHKLINVAITRAKGKLILIGHAGALEELQRSPEPLLWDFLQLAREYGVIVPATSLLAAVPDIHLDSTAQTDQLLSEVLARSRTHRQPLHLIEASPAAVSVS